In Anaerolineae bacterium, the following are encoded in one genomic region:
- a CDS encoding ABC transporter permease subunit, producing MARTLSRRHVFIFYKGQPFGRFSASDVIILIVIAVLLYVGVRLALHAPKIVEGPAISLSPHALPYYTFLSISRMTAAYALSLLFTLVYGHIAAHHRRAEQVMMPLLDILQSVPILSFLPVVLLSLSAILPERIATELASIVLIFTSQVWNMTFAWYQSLTTIPEELREASAIFRFSGWLRFKVLELPFAAISLIWNSMMSWAGGWFFLMAAEIFTVGERDFRLPGLGAYLQEAAHQGNVQAILWGIGTLVLVIVALDQLVWRPLLAWADRFKLEMVEGENPPTSWFYNFLRNSRLLEQFLQRIWRPLNEQVDAWLIRRATIAEPKSDHKSQPWLLYLMGLLIVLGLVYGISRAALMLFTLPAGQWGEIGLGVLMTLLRVSASLLIALAWTIPVGVIIGTNRRAAAVLQPLIQIVASIPATALFPVFLLFIVGLPGGLNIAAIMLMLTGTQWYLLFNVIAGASAIPQDLKYTSALIGLSRWERWRTLILPSLFPYIITGAITASGGAWNASIVAEYVEFGGRTLSTIGIGALIARATATGDYHLLLAATLTMILTVILINRLLWRRLYHLAEEKYRME from the coding sequence ATGGCGAGGACTCTAAGCCGGCGTCATGTCTTTATTTTCTACAAAGGTCAGCCCTTCGGCCGGTTCTCCGCAAGCGATGTCATTATCCTGATTGTCATCGCTGTTCTCCTCTATGTGGGCGTGCGGTTGGCGCTGCACGCTCCCAAAATAGTGGAGGGACCTGCTATTTCTCTCTCCCCGCATGCCCTGCCTTACTATACATTCCTCTCCATAAGCCGCATGACGGCAGCCTATGCCCTTTCCTTGCTTTTCACCCTTGTTTACGGCCACATCGCTGCCCACCACCGCCGCGCGGAGCAGGTGATGATGCCGCTGCTGGATATCCTCCAGAGTGTGCCCATCCTCTCCTTCCTGCCAGTAGTCCTCCTGAGTCTGAGCGCCATCCTGCCGGAGCGAATAGCTACCGAACTGGCCTCCATCGTCCTTATTTTCACCAGCCAGGTCTGGAACATGACCTTCGCTTGGTATCAGTCTCTGACGACCATACCTGAAGAACTGCGGGAGGCCAGCGCTATTTTCCGCTTCAGCGGCTGGCTTCGCTTCAAAGTGCTGGAACTTCCATTTGCGGCTATCAGCCTCATCTGGAACAGCATGATGAGCTGGGCCGGGGGCTGGTTCTTCCTGATGGCGGCGGAGATCTTCACCGTGGGGGAACGGGATTTCCGCCTCCCAGGCCTGGGGGCCTACCTCCAAGAAGCAGCCCATCAGGGCAATGTCCAGGCCATCCTCTGGGGTATCGGAACACTGGTCCTGGTCATCGTCGCACTGGACCAGCTGGTCTGGCGCCCTCTTTTGGCTTGGGCCGACCGTTTCAAACTGGAGATGGTGGAAGGGGAAAACCCACCCACTTCCTGGTTCTACAATTTTCTGCGAAACTCTCGCCTGCTGGAACAGTTTTTGCAGAGGATCTGGCGACCGCTGAACGAGCAAGTAGATGCCTGGTTAATCCGCCGCGCCACCATCGCAGAACCTAAGTCCGACCATAAAAGCCAGCCCTGGCTCCTCTACCTGATGGGCCTGCTGATAGTGTTAGGACTGGTCTACGGCATTTCTCGCGCTGCCCTGATGCTATTTACACTGCCCGCAGGCCAGTGGGGGGAAATCGGGCTGGGTGTCCTGATGACCCTGCTGCGGGTATCCGCTTCCCTGCTCATCGCCCTGGCCTGGACGATCCCGGTCGGGGTAATTATAGGCACCAACCGGCGCGCCGCAGCCGTCCTCCAGCCCCTCATTCAGATAGTAGCCTCCATCCCGGCGACAGCCCTCTTCCCGGTTTTCCTGCTTTTCATCGTCGGCCTGCCAGGCGGGCTGAACATTGCGGCTATCATGCTGATGCTTACGGGCACCCAGTGGTATTTGCTCTTCAACGTCATCGCTGGCGCCTCAGCCATCCCGCAGGACCTAAAGTATACTTCCGCTCTCATTGGCCTGAGCCGATGGGAGCGTTGGCGAACGCTGATTCTACCGAGCCTGTTTCCCTACATCATCACCGGAGCCATTACAGCCAGCGGCGGGGCCTGGAACGCCAGCATCGTTGCCGAGTACGTAGAGTTCGGTGGTCGGACGCTCTCCACTATCGGTATTGGCGCCCTCATAGCCCGCGCCACCGCTACCGGCGATTACCATCTGCTTCTGGCCGCCACCCTGACAATGATCCTGACCGTCATCCTCATCAATCGTCTCCTTTGGCGCCGGCTCTACCACCTGGCCGAAGAAAAATATCGTATGGAGTGA